The following DNA comes from Mucilaginibacter jinjuensis.
CACCACCCGGAAATAGTGGAACTAAGCCTAACATATTATTCATCCATATAAAAAAGAATATGGTTAATAATACCGGCATATATTTTTGGTATTTATAACCGATGTTAGGGCGGGCAATCTCATCACGCACAAACATGATGATAGGCTCGATAAATGATTGCAAACCTTTTGGTGCTTTACCTTCACGTTTTTTGTAGGCAGATGCCACGCTGAAGAAGATGATCAGCAACAGGATACCTGCAAACCATAACGCAAGCACGTTTTTAGTGATCGAGAAGTCGTAGATATGATGCGAAGCCTCTTTATCAACGTTGCCATCGGTATCAACCACACGGATCTTATCATCAACTAATTTATAGTTATGATATTTACCCTGAGCAACACCTTCGCCGTTAAATTTAGAAGCCGAGAACGACTCCATACCTTTTTCAGTAAAAATAATTACCGGCAGCGGAATTGATACTTCGCCACCTACATGCCAGTAGTGCGAATCACCAATATGCTCTAATATGGCAGTCGTAGGGTTAAACGCCTCTTCTTTGGCGTTTTTTACGTTTACCGAATCTTTTTCGCTTTGTATAGCGAAACTTTTACATGCTAACAAACTCAGAAAAACGCTTAAAACAACGTTTAAAGTAATTTTTTTTGAGTTCAAAATGTGGCTAAAATCCATTTACGCGGAGATTTTTACTTTTTATTTTGGATGCGCAAGTTACTTAATAACGTGTATATTTCAAAGGCTGTATTTAAGAAATATAGATAAAAAAAGCTAAGTATAAATCTGGATGCGTTTATGGGCATATATCGCACATATATTAACGCAAAAATCATACACGCTAATAGTTTTATAGTAGTCGCTATCAGGAATAATTGTGCCCCCGGTTTATCGCCTTGTTTCTGCCCAAGCACTACCACGCTGCACACAATGTAGGTGATCATAAAATAAAACAGGTATATCACCCAAAACTTGGGTACTAGTAACGATGCATAATGCGTGTAGCCCGCCCAGAAAGGCACTACGGCCAGCAGCAAAGAAAATACAAGAAAACTAACAGTTAAGCGGATCAATCTTTTAGTGATTTAATTACGAGGTACAAAGATATAAAAACCCCGGCGAGCGCCATTACCGCTGTTACCCATTGTGTGCTGTGCTGGGCATGCCCATCAATCTTATACCCAATAAAGGTCATTACGCCAATAATGGCAACCATCTGAAAAGCAATACCGCTAAACTTTATATAATTGTTAACAGGCTTGCTGCCGCTATCTCCGTCTTTTTGTTCATTTTTGGGCATACGCAAATTTATTAATCCTGTTGGATAGTATTTAGTAAATTAGCGAGGCTTTTTTATAAACATTGTTAAGCTTTGAAGTATTACCGGGCTATTAATATCAAACATCCTGTAACCATATTACTGCTGTGTTGCCTGCTTGCCGGCTGTTCGCTCGAAAAACAGACCGGCTTTAACCGTTACATGCAAAACGTTACTGCGCATTACAACATTATATTTAATGCCAACAACCTGCTGCAACAAAAACAGGATATTTATGCGGCATCTTTCATAGATAATTATAACCAGTTTTTACGGGTATACCAGGATACCATTTTCCACACCCCTACCCCCGATAAAGAACTGGATGCCGTAATTGCCAAAGCCAATACCATCATTAGCGTTAAAGAGCAAAGCCATTACGTGGGCGATGCCTACATGCTTTTGGCCAAAGCCAATTATTTATACGGTAATTATTTTGTGGCCGATGAGTTTGCCAACTACGTTATAAAAAACTATACCGATAAACCCGAATTACAGCAACAGGCACGTAACTGGCGTGTACGTACTTTACTAAACCTGCACCAGCTGCCTTTGGCTAAACTGGTTTCTGATACCAACCTCACCGTAATATTTTACGCCAAAAAGAAATACGATGAAGGCAGCGTTTATGCCGCCCGTTTACAATACGACCTGGATGCAGGCGATTACAAGCATGCAGAAGATATGGCCCAGCGTGCTATTAAAACCATTGACGATAACAAACTTCGCCGCAGGCTTACGTTTATACTGGCGCAGTTACAAGAGCAAAACCATAAACCTACAGAAGCTGCTGCCAGTTACAGTCGTGTAGTATCGAGTAATGCGGTTTTCGAAATGGCTTTTAATGCCGAACTTAACCGCATCAGGATTCAGGATACACAGAATGGCCGCCATGTAAGCCGCATCGATAGGCTGAGGGGTTTATTGAAGAACGATATTAATAAAGATTTCATCGATCAGATCTATTTCCAGATCGGCGAATTGTACCTGGCCGATGGTAAACTGGATGATGCCGTTAAAAACTATCGCCTCTCTATCAAAAACAGTAAAAGGAACCAAAATCAAAAAGCGCTGGATTATTTGCGCCTGGCCGACATCAGCTTTAAAAACAAAGGTGATTATGCCGGGGCCAAGAAATTATATGATAGTACACTGCTTAACCTCGCCCCTACTTATCCGGGTTATCGCGCTATCCAACTTAAAGCTAATAACCTGCAATTACTGGCCGAGCAATTACGCATTATCGGTCACGAAGATACTCTGCAACAATTGGCAGGCCTGCATGAAACTGCCCGCGCCGCCAAACTCGATGTATTAGCCAAACAACACGTAGCTGATGTAAAAGCCGCCGCTTTGCTGTCAACACAATCGGCGTTTACTAATGCCAATTCGCCAACATCGTCGGTGTCTACGGCATCAACACCTAATGCCAGTACATTCTATTTCTATAATGTAAACTCTTTAAGTGCGGGTTTTTCTGATTTTAAGCGCAAGTGGGGTAACCGTAAGCTGGAAGATAACTGGCGCCGGGCCAACCGGGCAAACAGCGATATTACCAATAACAGCCAGAACATCACCAATCAGATTGATCCAAGTGTACTGCCTAAGAAGGATCAAAAATCAACCGATGATCTGATAGCGGCCACCTATAAACAACAGTTGGTACAAAGCCTGCCGCTTACGCCGCAAACCATTGCACAGTCAAACGTGCGGGTTTATAATGCTTATTTTACTATCGCCAATTTTTATCGCGATATATTGGAAGACCCTAAAGAAGCTATCCTTACTTACGAAACCTTATTAAAGCGTTTCCCCGATGGCAGCGAGAAACCGGCTATCTATTATAACCTGTACCGTTTATACAGTGATATAGATCAGACAAAATCTGATTATTACAAAGACTTGTTGTTGAAAACCTACCCCGAAACACCTTTCGCCAAAGTAATCCTCGACCCTGATTATGGCCGGAAGATGAATGATAAGGATGCCGAACTCAATTCGCTATATAATAATATATACGACCTGTACGCGCAGAAGAAATATACAGATGTAATTACCAATGCCGATCAGTTACTACAGCAGTACCCTAATAATAAACTGGCTGCACAGATAGCCTACTTAAGAGCAATGGCAGCCGGTCACAATGAGAAACTGCTGCCATTCCGTGCCGATCTGTATAACATATTGAATCAGTACCCGAATGATCTGCTCATAGCACCGTTAATCAACCAGCACTTAACCTATATCGATGCCAACCAGGAAGAGCTTGCCGCACGCCCTGTTGTGCTGGTGGGTAATGATATTTACGATTCGCCATTTGCACAATCATTAATTGTACCTAAGCTGGCCGTGGTAGAACCGCCAAAGCCTGTCACTAAGCAAGCTGCCGCACCTGCTAAGCAAACAGCAACGCCACAAAATGCAGCACCAACAAATACATTATACTCACTTCGCGATAGCAGCCGTTATTATTTTGTGGTTAATGTGGCTACAGGTACAACTAATTTGTCGTCTTCGCGTTTTGGTATCGGGCAGTTTAACCGGGCCAACTTTGCCCCCGAGGCTGGCATAAAACACCAGTTAAAAGATGCGGGTGACAATAATCAGCTTATCTTTGTGGGCGTTTTCCACAGTTTGGCAGCTGTTAAGGAATACGCCCGTGCCATTATCCCGCTAATGCCCCAGATTATGAAGGTGCCTGCGGATAAATACAGCTTTTTTGTTATCACCCAGGAAAATCTGGATAAATTAGCCGACAAAAAAACGCTGGATAGCTATATCGATTTTTATCAAAAGAACTATTAAAAACAATGATCATAAAACTTACTCCCCAGGAAATTCAACGTTATAACCGGACTTTATGGGGTATTGTAATAGGTGGTTTCAGCTTTGTAGTGCTGTTGCTGCTATGTGTAAACTTTGGTTTGTTTGGCGCGCTGCCTTCATTCCGTGATCTGGAAAACCCGAAAAGCAACCTGGCATCAGAAGTTATTACCGAGGATAAACAGGTACTGGGCAAGTACTTTGTGCAAAACCGCTCTAATGTAACCTTCAGCCAAATATCACCTAATGTTATTAACGCCTTAATTGCTACTGAGGATAACCGTTTCTACAAACATTCGGGTATTGATTTTGGCCGCACATTTACTATTGTGCTTTATAATATGATTGGCCATAAGCAAGGTGGTAGTACCATTACGCAGCAGTTGGCAAAAAACTTATTTAATGGAGCACAGGGTGCGCATAACCCGGTAAAACGAATTATCCAGAAATTACAGGAGTGGATCATCGCTGTACGTATCGAGCGTAACTATACCAAAGAAGAGATCATCACCATGTATCTTAATACGGTTGATTTTGGTTCTTATAACACTTTCGGTATCAGTTCGGCAGCGGCTACTTATTTTCATACTACGCCGGCAAACTTAACGCCAGAGCAGGCCGCCTTGCTGGTGCGTATGGTAAACGCACCTACTTTGTACAACCCTATCCGTCACCCGGATAAGGCGTTGGAAGGTCGTAATTTTGTGCTGTACCGCATGTCGCAGGAGAATTATATTACCGATGGCCAGTACCAGGAATTTAAAGCCCGTCCACTGGGCCTTAACTTCCACCCTACAGATCATACTGAGGGGATGGCTACTTATTTCCGCGCTGTGCTTAAAAAGGATGTGCAAAAGATACTGGAAGAAAAATCGATTGTTAAGCCCGATGGTACCCAGTACGACCTGGATCGCGACGGTTTAAAGATTTACACCACCATTAACTACGACATGCAGCAGTATGCCGAGGAAGCGCAGCATAAATACATGCGCGAACTGCAGGCACAGTTTAATGATCACTGGCATGGGTATAACCTGCGGAAAGCCATCAATAATTATGATCTGTTGATTAAGCAAGGCATGCACCGCTCAGACCGTTACATCGCCTTGAAACAGCAGGGCAAAACCGACGAGGAGATTATGGAAGATTTCAATACCCCGGCAGCCATGAATATTTTTACCTGGCGCGGCGATATTGATACCACGATGAAACCTATCGACTCGATCGTATACAGTAAATTGACGCTGCGCAACGCTATGATGAGCATGGACCCAACAACAGGTAATATTAAGGCTTGGGTTGGCGGTATAGACTTTAAGCATTACAAGTACGACCAGGTAAAAATGGGTACGCGCCAGGTAGGTTCAACCGCTAAACCATTTACTTATGCTGTGGCTATTTCTAATGGTTTTTCGCCATGTATGCAGGTAAATAATGTGCCCGATTCTATAACCATCCCGGGTAGTAAACCCTGGGCACCAAATTCGTCGCCAAGCGAAACAAAACCCGGTATGTTAACGCTCAGAACGGCGTTGGCCTATTCACAAAACTGGATAACGGCCCATGTTATGAAAGAAGTTACCGCACAACCGGTTGCTACGCTGATTAAAAAAATGGGAGTAACCTCGCCGGTTCCAGCTTTGCCTTCTATTTGTATTGGCTCGTTTGATGCTTCTGTATTTGATATGACGGGCGCTTACTCGGCCTTCGTAAACCATGGTTTATGGACAGAGCCCACCTACATAGTACGTATTGAGGATAAAAACGGAAACGTGCTTTACGATAATAAACCACGTGTAGTACAAGCGATGGAAGAGCAGGCAGCATATGTAATGACCTATATGCTAAAAGGTGTTATTGAAGAAGGAACCGGTACGCGCCTGAGATGGAAGTATAACCTTACCAACCCAATAGGTGGTAAAACAGGTACAACAAATGATAACTCAGACGGTTGGTTTATCGGTATTACACCACAACTGGTTACCGGTGTTTGGACTGGCTGCGAAGACCGCGACATCCACTTCCGCAGTACCCGACTGGGTGAGGGCGCTAACACAGCACTCCCTATTTTCGCTTTGTACATGAAACAAGTTTATGCCAATACGGAATTAGGCATTAAAAAGAACGTAGATTTTGCACCACCTAAAAGTGGCGTAACCACCGTGCTCGACTGCGGCCAGTATAATCAGCAGCAACAGAGCCAGCCGGGAACGGATGAGGTGGATAAGAAGTTAGGGTTTTAGCCCCCAGCCTCCGCCTAATGGCGGAGAAGTTTTTGATTAGCATAATGGCCAATCCGCCGTTAATCATAACTGGGCAATATATATTTGTAAATAAAATTTAATGCAATTCCTCTTTACCTAAAAGTGAAGAGGAATTGTACTTTTCCTCCTCCGCCATTAGGCGGAGGTCGGGGGGTTAGGGCGTGATTTATGTTTGATTACCGAGAAGAGCTAAAAAAAATACCACACAAACCCGGTGTGTATCAGTATTGGGACACCGATAATGAGCTGATTTATATCGGCAAGGCTAAAGATCTGCGCAATCGCGTATCATCTTACTTTGTTAAAGATCATAATGTAAATGCTAAAACACGGGTGTTGGTATCCAAGATCCGTAAGATAACTTTTACCATTGTTGATACCGAGGTTGATGCCTGGCTGCTGGAGAACAGCATGATTAAAAAGCATCAGCCCCGCTACAATGTGATGCTGAAGGATGACAAAACCTATCCATGGATCATCATTAAAAACGAACGTTTCCCACGCATTTACTGGACACGTCGTATTGTAAAAGATGGCTCCAAATACCTCGGTCCTTATGCATCGGTAAGTATGATGCATACCATTCTGGGACTGATAAAGGAAACCTATCCCCTGCGTACCTGTAATCTTAACCTCACTAAAGAGAATATTGATGCAGGTAAGTTTAAGGTTTGTTTAGAATATCAATTGGGCAATTGCAAAGGCCCTTGCCAGAACTACCAGACCTTTGAAGATTACGAAAACAGCATCAGCGAGATAACTGATATCCTGAATGGTAAAACAGGTGCGGTAATCCGTAACCTCAAAGCCGATATGGACAATGCCGCCATGAACCTCGATTTTGAGCTGGCGCATAAGCTGAAGTACAAGTTTGATCTGCTGGATAAATATCAGCATAAATCAACCGTAGTTAACTCTTCTATTACCGATGTTGATGTATTTAATATTGCATCAGAAGAGAAATACGCCTTTGTAAACTACTTGAAGGTAATGAATGGTACCATCATTCAAACGCAAACCATAGAGCTTAAAAAGCGGCTGGATGAGAGCGATGAAGAACTGCTTACACTGGCCATATCCGAGTTCCGCACGCGGTATAACAGTACATCTAAGGAGATCATCGTACCGTTTGATATAGACCTTGATGATGATAAAATAAAGTTCACGGTACCTAAACTGGGCGAGAAAAAGAAACTGTTAGACCTATCGGCCAAAAACGTAATTTTCTTTAAAACTGAAAAGATAGACCAGTACGAAAGGCTGAACCCCGACATCAGGACGGAGCGTTTGCTAACCCAAATGATGAAGGACCTGCGCATGAACCAGCTGCCTAAGCATATCGAGTGTTTCGATAACTCTAACTTCCAGGGCAAGTACCCGGTATCGGCCATTGTGGTGTTTAAGGATGCCAAGCCCTCTAAAAAAGACTACCGTTTCTTCAACGTAAAAACCGTTGAAGGCCCCAATGATTTTGCCACCATGGAAGAGGCTGTACACCGCCGTTACCGCCGTATGCTGGATGAAGGTACCGAGCTACCACAACTGGTCATTATCGACGGTGGCAAAGGCCAGTTATCATCAGCATTAAAAAGCTTGCGCTTATTGGGTATCGAAAAGCAGATGACGGTTATAGGCATTGCCAAACGACTCGAGGAACTTTATTATCCCGGAGATCAGTACCCGTTATACCTGGATAAGAAATCAGAAACATTAAAGATCATCCAGCAGCTGCGTGATGAAGCCCACCGCTTTGGTATCACTGCTCACCGTAAAAAACGTGATAAAGGCACCCTGGCCACCGAGCTGGAACTGATTGACGGTATTGGTAAAACCACTGCCGATAAATTACTGAAGTACTTTAAATCGGTAAAAAAGATCAAAGAAGCCTCACTTACAGATTTGCAGGAGGTAGTAAACCTTAAACAAGCCAATAATATTTTCAATTATTTTAATCAAAAAAATACCCCGGTAAGCTAAGCTTCCGGGGTTATTTTTTATGCATTATAAAGCGTATTGCTTAGTAAGACCACAGGTTAAGTTCCCAATCCAATAAAGATTTTTTCACTTTCTCTGATTCGTATAAACGATCAATGCCTTGAGCATAATCCTTAATACGTTCGTCTTTCTCGTTTGATACTTTTACAATATAGCTTGCAAAAAGTCTTTTCATAAATACGTCGTCGTAGCTTAAGCCGGTGGCGTCGTTATTACGGTTTACAACTTCTTTAGTAGCCAGTATCGGGCGTGCTTCAGGGAAGTAAACCCAGAAGATTGGCGTGTAATCAATGTCTGCACCACCTGCAGCTGCACTGATCTTCGGTTTCATTAAAGGCGCGATACCGATAATACGTGGTTCAAAAACGGAACGTTGTTTATCAAATATCCAATCCTCTTTAATACGGAACCTAACAACGCTATCAGGGTTAAACTCACCAGCCTGCATTACAGAACCAATTTTATCACCGGTGTTTTTATCAAACTTATCAACCATAACGCTATCCGCAACACGGCTTTTAGCCTGGCCCGGGGTTAATGGTCTTGCAAAGGTATCGCCGCTTGGGTCTTCTTTGCTCGGTGTTGGGTCGTAAGCGGTAAGCTCGCCATTAGCAATTGCGTCCATCAAAATATCGATCAGGCGCGATTTAGGCGAAGAGATATACCTGTTCATCTTGTCCCTGGTATCAATTTCCCTCCAAACACGTTTTGCAAACATAACGTCCGACTCGCGCAGGTTTGGCAGCGGTGTTACTTTAGCATTGTTCAGGTTATTCTTTTTGTAATAACCATCTAACGGGCGATCGAAAGGCTTAACTGCTGCCTTTTTAGAGGTGTCAACTACAGGCTGTGTTGCCATTGTTGTACTTGGTTGTACAGACGCAGGCGCCATAGTTTTGGTTGTAGCTGGTTTTTTTTTAGCAGTAGTTTTCTTTTTGGTGGTACGCTTTTGCGCCATAACACCTACTGATAAAAGGCACAATACAACAACTATAATCTTCTTCATATCCTTTTAATTTGCTAATAATGATATATCCTCAAGTCCGCGTTGCGTACCATCGGGGCCAACTGCAACTATGTTGGCAAATATAACACGTGTACCCGGAGTAACTGTAGCCATTGCCGATTTCATTGCACCGCTAAGGTCTGCACCCTGGCTGGTGATCTGGATCGCATCCTGGCGAGGTTTAATAATCCAAAGTGTAAAACGTGTTACTGTAAATTTAGCATCAAATTCAAAGTTTTCCAATTTAGCAAATACTTTGTCTTGTGCTTTAATGTTTCCTGCTGCAACAGAACCACTGCTCTTACCTGCAAATACTGCTTTAGGATCAGGGATACGTTTAACACGGAACTCGCTGGTACCTAACATTTGTGATTTACCAGGGCTTGCTTCGCCAGATACAGTTACTTTTACAGTACCCGGGTTTTTAACGTTAGCAACAAATGCACCATTTGAACCGCTGATAGAACCTTCGGTAATGCTTAGTTTCAGTTTATCTTTAGGTAAACCCGGAGCAGAAACCGATAATGGATTTGGTACACCGATATACAACACGTTCATTTTATCAGGAGATACTACAGCCGATGGCTTAGCAACCTGGTAAGTTTGAGGTGCAGTTTTGTATTCCTTAACAGTACCATCGTTTTGTTTTACTTTAATTGTACCAACCCAGGTATAAGTACCTTCTTTACCGGTACCTACAGTGTAAGTTCCTTGTCCTTCTTTTACAGAAAGCGGTGATCCGTTTACGCTGATGTTAGGGTTAGATTTTGAATCAGAAGCAGTTAAAAATACTTGTGCAGTATAAGGCTGACCGGCAATTACGTAGCTGCTTGGAGCAACTGCAACAGCGCTGAACTTATCTAAGTTAACAACAGCCTGATCAACTTTACCTAAGATCTTTTTAACAATTTCGTTTTCAGCATTTTTAGCATCAACCTGTAATTTAGTCATTGCAGTGATAGATGCACCCATTGGGATACCTTCGCCGAAGGTTGCTTCCTGCCATGTTTTACGGGTTAACTCACCATTTTTAGGAGGGTCTGATACACTTAAACTGATGTTTACACCAGCACGATCTTTAGGATCTAAGAAACTTAACAGTTTCTCGCGGGTTTCATCAACTTTTTGGCGTAATTCTAAACCATGTTTTTGAGTGATCATAAAGTGATCAGAGATATCCATATCTCCGCGGCCTTTATAATCATGGATAGTTTCATCATAACCACCGCCGATATCGATCAGTTGTTTTTTAAGGCCTTCTACATAAGTATTGAAGTCAGAAGCTACTTTACTTACTTCTTTTGCCTTATCATATATAGGTTTAGCCCTTTCAGGTTGTTCCTTTAGTTTTGTTTTCTCAAATGCATCAAACGTATTATTAATACCTGTTTGTACGTTTGTTTGAGATTGCGAAAGACTGTCCGTGATGTTTTTAAAGGCATCCAGTAAGCTATCTGGTATTTGTAAGGCCACTAAGCCTAACAGTACCAGGTACAGGATACCCATCATTCGCTGCCTTGGGGTTTCTTTACCTCCAGCCATTGTTTTCTATTGAGTATGAGTGAGTAGAAAGTTTAAAATAAGATTAGTTAGCACGTGGCTGGTTCATGGCCGATAACATGTTGCCATAAATAGCATTTAATGATGCCAGGTTTTTAGACAAACGACCCACCTCTTCTTTAAACTGTCTGCTATCATCTAATGATTCATTGAAGTTTTGCATGGTTGATGCAAGGCTTCCGTAGAATTTGTTCATGGCTTTTAAGTGTGCGCTTGAATCTTGCAATTCTAATTCGTACACAGCATTTAATGATGATAAATTTTTAGCAAGGTTGCTTACTTGCTCATGGTATGCTTTTGAATCAACATCAGTATTAGCCATTTCGGTTAAGTTAGCTGATGCTTTTGAGAACGCTGCGCTCAGGTTATCGTAGCTTGCGCCTGCTGATTTTACTTTTGATGCAAATTCTGAAGTTGCAGCACCTGCGTCGGCAACGTTTGAAATAGTTTTTACTTTATCGCCAAAAGTTCTTAAACCATCACCAAGGCTGGTAATTAATTCAGGACCGATTTTAGCGTCAGTCAGCATTTTATCTAAAGCTGCAGTGTTGCCGGTTGACAATGGTTGAGCCGCTGCACGTACAACAGGTTGGCCTGTATAATCCGGTGCAATTTCAGGATATGCTTTAGTCCAGTCAACTTCATACTCTTCACGTTGAAATCCAAGCAAGAAGAACAGGAACGCCTCCATAGACAATCCGATTGTGATGAAATAGGTACTTCCAGGTAAGTGCAGAATCTTGAACATTAGTCCGATGATTACTACCGTTGCCCCCCAAGATACGATGTTACCAATTCCGTAAGGTTTTTTTTTACCAGCCATAAGTAATTTGTAGTGAAGATGATTGTTTTGTTTTATGATTTAATTGTTTTTCGTAATTAGCGCTTGTCGCGGATATCACGGCCCATGTAACGGCTTACACATCTGAAACCGATATATGATTTTGCAGTATCCTGGTACTCATAAGTACGGGTTGAGTTTTGAAGGAAGTAACCGATATCCTTCCATGAACCGCCTTTTACCACTTTACGTTTTAACGATTCAGGATCGCTTGCTTTGGCTTCGTAAGTGTAAGTTGGTGCCATATCATGTACAAACGTAGCAGCAGATTCGTCATAAGCAGATGAAGTCCACTCGGCAACGTTACCTGCCATATTGTACAAACCGTAATCATTAGGGAAATATGAACGTACGTTTACTGTGTAAGCGCCGCCATCATCTGTATAGTTACCACGGCCCGGTTTAAAGTTAGCCAGTAAACAGCCTTTAGCATTTTTGATGTAAGGGCCACCCCATGGATAATCAGTACCTAACCTGCCACCGCGTGCAGCGTACTCAAATTCAGATTCGCTTGGTAAGCTGTATGGTAAACGGTGAGGTAATTTATGAGAATCTTTGTATGAATCG
Coding sequences within:
- the atpB gene encoding F0F1 ATP synthase subunit A; this encodes MNSKKITLNVVLSVFLSLLACKSFAIQSEKDSVNVKNAKEEAFNPTTAILEHIGDSHYWHVGGEVSIPLPVIIFTEKGMESFSASKFNGEGVAQGKYHNYKLVDDKIRVVDTDGNVDKEASHHIYDFSITKNVLALWFAGILLLIIFFSVASAYKKREGKAPKGLQSFIEPIIMFVRDEIARPNIGYKYQKYMPVLLTIFFFIWMNNMLGLVPLFPGGANVTGNILLTFVLSTVVLLIVNFSANKYYWKHIFMPDVPLWLYPIMIPVELIGIISKPFALMIRLYANISAGHIIVLSLISLIFIFKSLYIAPVSVAFVLFMDVLELLVAFLQAFIFTMLTALFIGTAVEEHHH
- a CDS encoding AtpZ/AtpI family protein encodes the protein MPKNEQKDGDSGSKPVNNYIKFSGIAFQMVAIIGVMTFIGYKIDGHAQHSTQWVTAVMALAGVFISLYLVIKSLKD
- a CDS encoding tetratricopeptide repeat protein; its protein translation is MKYYRAINIKHPVTILLLCCLLAGCSLEKQTGFNRYMQNVTAHYNIIFNANNLLQQKQDIYAASFIDNYNQFLRVYQDTIFHTPTPDKELDAVIAKANTIISVKEQSHYVGDAYMLLAKANYLYGNYFVADEFANYVIKNYTDKPELQQQARNWRVRTLLNLHQLPLAKLVSDTNLTVIFYAKKKYDEGSVYAARLQYDLDAGDYKHAEDMAQRAIKTIDDNKLRRRLTFILAQLQEQNHKPTEAAASYSRVVSSNAVFEMAFNAELNRIRIQDTQNGRHVSRIDRLRGLLKNDINKDFIDQIYFQIGELYLADGKLDDAVKNYRLSIKNSKRNQNQKALDYLRLADISFKNKGDYAGAKKLYDSTLLNLAPTYPGYRAIQLKANNLQLLAEQLRIIGHEDTLQQLAGLHETARAAKLDVLAKQHVADVKAAALLSTQSAFTNANSPTSSVSTASTPNASTFYFYNVNSLSAGFSDFKRKWGNRKLEDNWRRANRANSDITNNSQNITNQIDPSVLPKKDQKSTDDLIAATYKQQLVQSLPLTPQTIAQSNVRVYNAYFTIANFYRDILEDPKEAILTYETLLKRFPDGSEKPAIYYNLYRLYSDIDQTKSDYYKDLLLKTYPETPFAKVILDPDYGRKMNDKDAELNSLYNNIYDLYAQKKYTDVITNADQLLQQYPNNKLAAQIAYLRAMAAGHNEKLLPFRADLYNILNQYPNDLLIAPLINQHLTYIDANQEELAARPVVLVGNDIYDSPFAQSLIVPKLAVVEPPKPVTKQAAAPAKQTATPQNAAPTNTLYSLRDSSRYYFVVNVATGTTNLSSSRFGIGQFNRANFAPEAGIKHQLKDAGDNNQLIFVGVFHSLAAVKEYARAIIPLMPQIMKVPADKYSFFVITQENLDKLADKKTLDSYIDFYQKNY
- a CDS encoding penicillin-binding protein 1A, translated to MIIKLTPQEIQRYNRTLWGIVIGGFSFVVLLLLCVNFGLFGALPSFRDLENPKSNLASEVITEDKQVLGKYFVQNRSNVTFSQISPNVINALIATEDNRFYKHSGIDFGRTFTIVLYNMIGHKQGGSTITQQLAKNLFNGAQGAHNPVKRIIQKLQEWIIAVRIERNYTKEEIITMYLNTVDFGSYNTFGISSAAATYFHTTPANLTPEQAALLVRMVNAPTLYNPIRHPDKALEGRNFVLYRMSQENYITDGQYQEFKARPLGLNFHPTDHTEGMATYFRAVLKKDVQKILEEKSIVKPDGTQYDLDRDGLKIYTTINYDMQQYAEEAQHKYMRELQAQFNDHWHGYNLRKAINNYDLLIKQGMHRSDRYIALKQQGKTDEEIMEDFNTPAAMNIFTWRGDIDTTMKPIDSIVYSKLTLRNAMMSMDPTTGNIKAWVGGIDFKHYKYDQVKMGTRQVGSTAKPFTYAVAISNGFSPCMQVNNVPDSITIPGSKPWAPNSSPSETKPGMLTLRTALAYSQNWITAHVMKEVTAQPVATLIKKMGVTSPVPALPSICIGSFDASVFDMTGAYSAFVNHGLWTEPTYIVRIEDKNGNVLYDNKPRVVQAMEEQAAYVMTYMLKGVIEEGTGTRLRWKYNLTNPIGGKTGTTNDNSDGWFIGITPQLVTGVWTGCEDRDIHFRSTRLGEGANTALPIFALYMKQVYANTELGIKKNVDFAPPKSGVTTVLDCGQYNQQQQSQPGTDEVDKKLGF
- the uvrC gene encoding excinuclease ABC subunit UvrC — protein: MFDYREELKKIPHKPGVYQYWDTDNELIYIGKAKDLRNRVSSYFVKDHNVNAKTRVLVSKIRKITFTIVDTEVDAWLLENSMIKKHQPRYNVMLKDDKTYPWIIIKNERFPRIYWTRRIVKDGSKYLGPYASVSMMHTILGLIKETYPLRTCNLNLTKENIDAGKFKVCLEYQLGNCKGPCQNYQTFEDYENSISEITDILNGKTGAVIRNLKADMDNAAMNLDFELAHKLKYKFDLLDKYQHKSTVVNSSITDVDVFNIASEEKYAFVNYLKVMNGTIIQTQTIELKKRLDESDEELLTLAISEFRTRYNSTSKEIIVPFDIDLDDDKIKFTVPKLGEKKKLLDLSAKNVIFFKTEKIDQYERLNPDIRTERLLTQMMKDLRMNQLPKHIECFDNSNFQGKYPVSAIVVFKDAKPSKKDYRFFNVKTVEGPNDFATMEEAVHRRYRRMLDEGTELPQLVIIDGGKGQLSSALKSLRLLGIEKQMTVIGIAKRLEELYYPGDQYPLYLDKKSETLKIIQQLRDEAHRFGITAHRKKRDKGTLATELELIDGIGKTTADKLLKYFKSVKKIKEASLTDLQEVVNLKQANNIFNYFNQKNTPVS
- the gldN gene encoding gliding motility protein GldN translates to MKKIIVVVLCLLSVGVMAQKRTTKKKTTAKKKPATTKTMAPASVQPSTTMATQPVVDTSKKAAVKPFDRPLDGYYKKNNLNNAKVTPLPNLRESDVMFAKRVWREIDTRDKMNRYISSPKSRLIDILMDAIANGELTAYDPTPSKEDPSGDTFARPLTPGQAKSRVADSVMVDKFDKNTGDKIGSVMQAGEFNPDSVVRFRIKEDWIFDKQRSVFEPRIIGIAPLMKPKISAAAGGADIDYTPIFWVYFPEARPILATKEVVNRNNDATGLSYDDVFMKRLFASYIVKVSNEKDERIKDYAQGIDRLYESEKVKKSLLDWELNLWSY